A part of Solea solea chromosome 8, fSolSol10.1, whole genome shotgun sequence genomic DNA contains:
- the LOC131464533 gene encoding secretory carrier-associated membrane protein 1-like isoform X1 produces MSDFDSNPFADPDFSNPFQDPSVTQVTRSAPPGGLEEYNPFTDARTAAPGNAPKPTPAPSQNTQPAIMKPTEEPPAYSQQQTQQRRNEDQARAQAELLRRQEELEKKAAELDRRERELQSHGAAGGRKNNWPPVPEKFPVGPCFYHDIAVDIPVEFQKTVKIMYNLWIFHAGTLFVNMFGCLAWFFVDANRGVDFGLAILWFLLFTPCSFVCWYRPLYGAFRSDSSFRFFVFFFVYICQFGVHVLQTIGITGWGTCGWIAALTGLNTSIPVGIIMLLIAALFTALSVGSLIMFKKVHALYRTTGASFEKAQQEFATGVMSNKTVQTAAANAAANAATNAARGAFKPHP; encoded by the exons ATGTCTGATTTTGACAGCAACCCGTTCGCAGACCCGGACTTCAGCAACCCTTTCCAG GATCCTTCTGTGACGCAGGTGACTCGGTCTGCCCCACCTGGTGGTTTGGAGGAATATAACCCCTTCACAGATGCCAGAACG GCAGCCCCTGGAAATGCTCCCAAACCTACTCCAGCCCCTTCCCAGAACACGCAACCTGCCATCATGAAACCTACAGAAGAACCACCTGCTTATTCACAGCAACAGACTCAG CAGAGGCGCAATGAG GACCAAGCACGTGCTCAGGCAGAGTTGTTGAGAAGGCAGGAGGAGTTGGAGAAGAAAGCAGCAGAGCTTGATCGTCGGGAAAGAGAATTACAGTCCCATGGAGCCGCGGGAG GTCGTAAGAACAACTGGCCTCCAGTGCCAGAAAAGTTCCCCGTTGGCCCATGTTTCTATCACGATATTGCAGTCGACATCCCTGTAGAGTTCCAGAAGACGGTCAAGATCATGTACAACCTTTGGATAT TTCACGCCGGCACACTTTTTGTGAACATGTTTGGCTGCTTAGCCTGGTTCTTTGTGGACGCAAATCGTGGCGTGGATTTTGGTCTGGCAATCCTATGGTTTCTGCTCTTCACCCCCTGTTCCTTTGTCTGCTGGTACAGACCACTTTACGGGGCTTTTAG GAGTGACAGCTCATTCcgcttctttgtcttcttcttcgtctATATCTGTCAGTTTGGGGTTCACGTCCTACAAACCATCGGCATCACCGGCTGGGGAACATG TGGCTGGATTGCAGCTCTAACTGGTCTGAACACCAGTATCCCAGTGGGCATCATTATGTTACTGATCGCTGCTCTGTTCACTGCTCTGTCTGTGGGCTCGCTCATCATGTTTAAAAAG GTGCACGCGCTCTATCGTACCACCGGTGCTAGTTTTGAGAAGGCTCAGCAGGAGTTCGCAACCGGAGTCATGTCGAACAAGACCGTTCAGACGGCGGCCGCTAACGCCGCGGCCAATGCTGCAACCAATGCTGCTCGTGGAGCCTTCAAACCTCATCCATAA
- the LOC131464533 gene encoding secretory carrier-associated membrane protein 1-like isoform X4, whose protein sequence is MSDFDSNPFADPDFSNPFQAAPGNAPKPTPAPSQNTQPAIMKPTEEPPAYSQQQTQQRRNEDQARAQAELLRRQEELEKKAAELDRRERELQSHGAAGGRKNNWPPVPEKFPVGPCFYHDIAVDIPVEFQKTVKIMYNLWIFHAGTLFVNMFGCLAWFFVDANRGVDFGLAILWFLLFTPCSFVCWYRPLYGAFRSDSSFRFFVFFFVYICQFGVHVLQTIGITGWGTCGWIAALTGLNTSIPVGIIMLLIAALFTALSVGSLIMFKKVHALYRTTGASFEKAQQEFATGVMSNKTVQTAAANAAANAATNAARGAFKPHP, encoded by the exons ATGTCTGATTTTGACAGCAACCCGTTCGCAGACCCGGACTTCAGCAACCCTTTCCAG GCAGCCCCTGGAAATGCTCCCAAACCTACTCCAGCCCCTTCCCAGAACACGCAACCTGCCATCATGAAACCTACAGAAGAACCACCTGCTTATTCACAGCAACAGACTCAG CAGAGGCGCAATGAG GACCAAGCACGTGCTCAGGCAGAGTTGTTGAGAAGGCAGGAGGAGTTGGAGAAGAAAGCAGCAGAGCTTGATCGTCGGGAAAGAGAATTACAGTCCCATGGAGCCGCGGGAG GTCGTAAGAACAACTGGCCTCCAGTGCCAGAAAAGTTCCCCGTTGGCCCATGTTTCTATCACGATATTGCAGTCGACATCCCTGTAGAGTTCCAGAAGACGGTCAAGATCATGTACAACCTTTGGATAT TTCACGCCGGCACACTTTTTGTGAACATGTTTGGCTGCTTAGCCTGGTTCTTTGTGGACGCAAATCGTGGCGTGGATTTTGGTCTGGCAATCCTATGGTTTCTGCTCTTCACCCCCTGTTCCTTTGTCTGCTGGTACAGACCACTTTACGGGGCTTTTAG GAGTGACAGCTCATTCcgcttctttgtcttcttcttcgtctATATCTGTCAGTTTGGGGTTCACGTCCTACAAACCATCGGCATCACCGGCTGGGGAACATG TGGCTGGATTGCAGCTCTAACTGGTCTGAACACCAGTATCCCAGTGGGCATCATTATGTTACTGATCGCTGCTCTGTTCACTGCTCTGTCTGTGGGCTCGCTCATCATGTTTAAAAAG GTGCACGCGCTCTATCGTACCACCGGTGCTAGTTTTGAGAAGGCTCAGCAGGAGTTCGCAACCGGAGTCATGTCGAACAAGACCGTTCAGACGGCGGCCGCTAACGCCGCGGCCAATGCTGCAACCAATGCTGCTCGTGGAGCCTTCAAACCTCATCCATAA
- the LOC131464533 gene encoding secretory carrier-associated membrane protein 1-like isoform X5 produces the protein MSDFDSNPFADPDFSNPFQAAPGNAPKPTPAPSQNTQPAIMKPTEEPPAYSQQQTQDQARAQAELLRRQEELEKKAAELDRRERELQSHGAAGGRKNNWPPVPEKFPVGPCFYHDIAVDIPVEFQKTVKIMYNLWIFHAGTLFVNMFGCLAWFFVDANRGVDFGLAILWFLLFTPCSFVCWYRPLYGAFRSDSSFRFFVFFFVYICQFGVHVLQTIGITGWGTCGWIAALTGLNTSIPVGIIMLLIAALFTALSVGSLIMFKKVHALYRTTGASFEKAQQEFATGVMSNKTVQTAAANAAANAATNAARGAFKPHP, from the exons ATGTCTGATTTTGACAGCAACCCGTTCGCAGACCCGGACTTCAGCAACCCTTTCCAG GCAGCCCCTGGAAATGCTCCCAAACCTACTCCAGCCCCTTCCCAGAACACGCAACCTGCCATCATGAAACCTACAGAAGAACCACCTGCTTATTCACAGCAACAGACTCAG GACCAAGCACGTGCTCAGGCAGAGTTGTTGAGAAGGCAGGAGGAGTTGGAGAAGAAAGCAGCAGAGCTTGATCGTCGGGAAAGAGAATTACAGTCCCATGGAGCCGCGGGAG GTCGTAAGAACAACTGGCCTCCAGTGCCAGAAAAGTTCCCCGTTGGCCCATGTTTCTATCACGATATTGCAGTCGACATCCCTGTAGAGTTCCAGAAGACGGTCAAGATCATGTACAACCTTTGGATAT TTCACGCCGGCACACTTTTTGTGAACATGTTTGGCTGCTTAGCCTGGTTCTTTGTGGACGCAAATCGTGGCGTGGATTTTGGTCTGGCAATCCTATGGTTTCTGCTCTTCACCCCCTGTTCCTTTGTCTGCTGGTACAGACCACTTTACGGGGCTTTTAG GAGTGACAGCTCATTCcgcttctttgtcttcttcttcgtctATATCTGTCAGTTTGGGGTTCACGTCCTACAAACCATCGGCATCACCGGCTGGGGAACATG TGGCTGGATTGCAGCTCTAACTGGTCTGAACACCAGTATCCCAGTGGGCATCATTATGTTACTGATCGCTGCTCTGTTCACTGCTCTGTCTGTGGGCTCGCTCATCATGTTTAAAAAG GTGCACGCGCTCTATCGTACCACCGGTGCTAGTTTTGAGAAGGCTCAGCAGGAGTTCGCAACCGGAGTCATGTCGAACAAGACCGTTCAGACGGCGGCCGCTAACGCCGCGGCCAATGCTGCAACCAATGCTGCTCGTGGAGCCTTCAAACCTCATCCATAA
- the LOC131464533 gene encoding secretory carrier-associated membrane protein 1-like isoform X2 produces MSDFDSNPFADPDFSNPFQDPSVTQVTRSAPPGGLEEYNPFTDARTAAPGNAPKPTPAPSQNTQPAIMKPTEEPPAYSQQQTQRRNEDQARAQAELLRRQEELEKKAAELDRRERELQSHGAAGGRKNNWPPVPEKFPVGPCFYHDIAVDIPVEFQKTVKIMYNLWIFHAGTLFVNMFGCLAWFFVDANRGVDFGLAILWFLLFTPCSFVCWYRPLYGAFRSDSSFRFFVFFFVYICQFGVHVLQTIGITGWGTCGWIAALTGLNTSIPVGIIMLLIAALFTALSVGSLIMFKKVHALYRTTGASFEKAQQEFATGVMSNKTVQTAAANAAANAATNAARGAFKPHP; encoded by the exons ATGTCTGATTTTGACAGCAACCCGTTCGCAGACCCGGACTTCAGCAACCCTTTCCAG GATCCTTCTGTGACGCAGGTGACTCGGTCTGCCCCACCTGGTGGTTTGGAGGAATATAACCCCTTCACAGATGCCAGAACG GCAGCCCCTGGAAATGCTCCCAAACCTACTCCAGCCCCTTCCCAGAACACGCAACCTGCCATCATGAAACCTACAGAAGAACCACCTGCTTATTCACAGCAACAGACTCAG AGGCGCAATGAG GACCAAGCACGTGCTCAGGCAGAGTTGTTGAGAAGGCAGGAGGAGTTGGAGAAGAAAGCAGCAGAGCTTGATCGTCGGGAAAGAGAATTACAGTCCCATGGAGCCGCGGGAG GTCGTAAGAACAACTGGCCTCCAGTGCCAGAAAAGTTCCCCGTTGGCCCATGTTTCTATCACGATATTGCAGTCGACATCCCTGTAGAGTTCCAGAAGACGGTCAAGATCATGTACAACCTTTGGATAT TTCACGCCGGCACACTTTTTGTGAACATGTTTGGCTGCTTAGCCTGGTTCTTTGTGGACGCAAATCGTGGCGTGGATTTTGGTCTGGCAATCCTATGGTTTCTGCTCTTCACCCCCTGTTCCTTTGTCTGCTGGTACAGACCACTTTACGGGGCTTTTAG GAGTGACAGCTCATTCcgcttctttgtcttcttcttcgtctATATCTGTCAGTTTGGGGTTCACGTCCTACAAACCATCGGCATCACCGGCTGGGGAACATG TGGCTGGATTGCAGCTCTAACTGGTCTGAACACCAGTATCCCAGTGGGCATCATTATGTTACTGATCGCTGCTCTGTTCACTGCTCTGTCTGTGGGCTCGCTCATCATGTTTAAAAAG GTGCACGCGCTCTATCGTACCACCGGTGCTAGTTTTGAGAAGGCTCAGCAGGAGTTCGCAACCGGAGTCATGTCGAACAAGACCGTTCAGACGGCGGCCGCTAACGCCGCGGCCAATGCTGCAACCAATGCTGCTCGTGGAGCCTTCAAACCTCATCCATAA
- the LOC131464533 gene encoding secretory carrier-associated membrane protein 1-like isoform X3 — MSDFDSNPFADPDFSNPFQDPSVTQVTRSAPPGGLEEYNPFTDARTAAPGNAPKPTPAPSQNTQPAIMKPTEEPPAYSQQQTQDQARAQAELLRRQEELEKKAAELDRRERELQSHGAAGGRKNNWPPVPEKFPVGPCFYHDIAVDIPVEFQKTVKIMYNLWIFHAGTLFVNMFGCLAWFFVDANRGVDFGLAILWFLLFTPCSFVCWYRPLYGAFRSDSSFRFFVFFFVYICQFGVHVLQTIGITGWGTCGWIAALTGLNTSIPVGIIMLLIAALFTALSVGSLIMFKKVHALYRTTGASFEKAQQEFATGVMSNKTVQTAAANAAANAATNAARGAFKPHP, encoded by the exons ATGTCTGATTTTGACAGCAACCCGTTCGCAGACCCGGACTTCAGCAACCCTTTCCAG GATCCTTCTGTGACGCAGGTGACTCGGTCTGCCCCACCTGGTGGTTTGGAGGAATATAACCCCTTCACAGATGCCAGAACG GCAGCCCCTGGAAATGCTCCCAAACCTACTCCAGCCCCTTCCCAGAACACGCAACCTGCCATCATGAAACCTACAGAAGAACCACCTGCTTATTCACAGCAACAGACTCAG GACCAAGCACGTGCTCAGGCAGAGTTGTTGAGAAGGCAGGAGGAGTTGGAGAAGAAAGCAGCAGAGCTTGATCGTCGGGAAAGAGAATTACAGTCCCATGGAGCCGCGGGAG GTCGTAAGAACAACTGGCCTCCAGTGCCAGAAAAGTTCCCCGTTGGCCCATGTTTCTATCACGATATTGCAGTCGACATCCCTGTAGAGTTCCAGAAGACGGTCAAGATCATGTACAACCTTTGGATAT TTCACGCCGGCACACTTTTTGTGAACATGTTTGGCTGCTTAGCCTGGTTCTTTGTGGACGCAAATCGTGGCGTGGATTTTGGTCTGGCAATCCTATGGTTTCTGCTCTTCACCCCCTGTTCCTTTGTCTGCTGGTACAGACCACTTTACGGGGCTTTTAG GAGTGACAGCTCATTCcgcttctttgtcttcttcttcgtctATATCTGTCAGTTTGGGGTTCACGTCCTACAAACCATCGGCATCACCGGCTGGGGAACATG TGGCTGGATTGCAGCTCTAACTGGTCTGAACACCAGTATCCCAGTGGGCATCATTATGTTACTGATCGCTGCTCTGTTCACTGCTCTGTCTGTGGGCTCGCTCATCATGTTTAAAAAG GTGCACGCGCTCTATCGTACCACCGGTGCTAGTTTTGAGAAGGCTCAGCAGGAGTTCGCAACCGGAGTCATGTCGAACAAGACCGTTCAGACGGCGGCCGCTAACGCCGCGGCCAATGCTGCAACCAATGCTGCTCGTGGAGCCTTCAAACCTCATCCATAA